The DNA sequence CGAGCGAAGAAGATGCTTTGCGTTATATCCATATCGCTTATACAAAGGCGCTGCAGATGAAGGTGCTTGTCGATGATCTTTTCGAATACACGAAAGTGCGTCAACCGACGACTCCGCTGCTGTTGAAGACGATCAACATCGGGAACTTTTTGGAGCAGATCGTCGCGGATTATGAACTGGAGTCACGCAAACGCCATATGGAGACTGAGGTTATCATGAAGACGGATCCGTTGATGATTGAAATGGATGTCGATAAAATGGCCCGTGTCTTCAACAATCTGATTTCCAATGCCCTGAAATATGCGCATGGCGGCACTTGGGTACATATCGAAGCGGAAAAAATCGGCTCTGAGGTGATTGTTGCCGTGAAAAATAACGGAGAGCGCATCCCTGAAGAATCGCTGCAGGAATTGTTCGGGCGCTTCTATCGGGTGGAAAATTCCCGTTCGAAGGAGACAGGCGGGACCGGGCTGGGGTTGGCGATTGCTCAAAGCATCGTTACACTGCACGGCGGATATATCTATGCGGAATCGGATGAGGCGGAAACCAAATTCGTGCTGCATCTCCCTTTGAAACAGACTCCGGCTTTCAAGGAATAAGGGACGTACGCTTTCTGTGTACGTCCCTTTTTTTGGTTGTCTTTTTACAGTATTTCCGCTAACATAGAAGGGTATGTGAACCGAACGATATGACTGATTGGAGATAACTACAAACAATGATAACTATAAAAAACAGAAAAATGATTATGGGAACACTATCGGCTGCTTCTGTATTGGCGAACAGCTTGTTTGCTGCACCGGTTGCTTTGGCTGCTGAACAACCTTCTGTCGATGCGAAAGCCGCTTTCGTGATAGAAGACGAGACTGACAAAGTGCTTGTCAACCAAAATGGGGAAGAAGCGCTGGGCATAGCCTCAATGACAAAGATGCTGAGCATCTACTTGATACTGGAAGCCATCGAAGCAGGGAAATTGACTTGGGACAAGCAAATCACCGTCAGTGATTACGTCTATGAAGTCAGCCAGAACTACAATTTTTCGAATGTACCTTTGCGTCAGGACATCACTTATTCTGTGGAAGAGCTGTACCAATCCGCATTGATCTATTCCGCAAACGGATCGACGATCGCTTTGGCGGAAGCTTTGGCCGGTTCGGAAGCGAAATTCGTCGATCTGATGAAGGCCCAGTTGGATGAGTGGGGCGTAGAAAGCTATGAACTCTATAATGCAACTGGCTTGTCGAACAGCGATGTCGCGGAAGAAAATCTATATCCGGGTGCACCAGCCGACGGATACAACAAAATGACAGCGCGTGGCGTCGCGATGGTTGCGGATCATCTGATCGATGATTACCCTGAAGTTTTGGAAACGACTTCCATTCCGGAGTTGGCTTTCCAAGCGGGAACGTCCGACGAAATCATGATGCACAGCTATAACGTGATGTTGCCTGGTATGTTTTATTACCGTGAAGGTGTCGACGGTCTGAAGACCGGAACAACGCTGGAATCCGGCGCATCCTTTACTGGTACCGCAATGCAAGATGAAATGCGGATCATCACCGTGGTAATCGGCGCTGACGAGAGCACCAAACGTTTCACGGAAACCGATCGTTTGATGGACTATGCCTTCTCGACCTTCGAGAAGACGACAGTAGCGGCGAAAGGCGATGCCGTTTCCACGCAAGAGCCGATTGCCGTAGCCAAAGGGAAGCAAACTGAGGTCGGGCTAGTCTACAATGAAGACCTTGTGACTGTTACCGAAAAAGGCGCTGAAGAGCTGGCGCTCACAACTGTTTTCACACCGGCTGAAAAAAGCCTGAATGAAGACGGCGAGATTGAAGCGCCTATCGAAAAAGGAACAGAAGTCGGGTCCGTCGCTGTGACTGTCGAAGGCGACGAGTTGGGCTATCTGGATGGAACGACTTCCGAGGATGTCAAAGTCGCAGTGGCAAGCAGCGTGGAGAAAGCCAATATTTTTGTACGCGGCGGTCGCGTTGTCGCAGACTTGTTCGGTAAAGCTTGGGAAACGGTATCCGATTTTGTCGGAGGATTCTTTGACTGATCCGGAATAGCTGCAGGCTAATCTGGACCTGCAGCTTTGTTGACAGCATAGGGTTTGTTCAGTAAAATGAGGGTATCGAAGCTTAGCCTAATTGAATAGAGAAAGCCATGCATGTGACCAGTAGATGATGTGAAGCGCCCCAGAGAGTCAGTGGTTCGGTGAGAACTGACCCTTCACCTGTTGAATCCCCACATGAAGCGAACAATGAAAACAAGGAATTGACTAAATTGTTCCGGATCCGTCCGTTAACGCAATGAAGCGCAGCCAGACCTATTTGGGATTGGCTGAAGTTGGGTGGTACCGCGAACGTTAAAGCCATTTCGTCCCAGATTGTTCTAGGGATGGAGTGGCTATTTTTGTACAGATAATGAGGAGGAAACGATATGTTGGATGTAAAATTTTTGAGGGATGGATTTGAAGATACTGCAGAGAAATTGGCTGCACGTGGGGTCAAAACAGAGGACTTGGCGACATTCAAGGAATTGGATGCGCAACGACGGGAGAAAATCGTTGAGACGGAAAATCTGAAACAATACCGCAATGGCGTTTCCCAAGAGATTGCGCAATTGAAACGCAACAAAGAGAATGCCGATGATAAGATTGCCGAAATGAAAGAAGTCGGCGATAAAATCAAAGCGCTGGATGAAGAACTGAATGAAATCGAAGAGAAGACGACTTTCATTGCAACAAGATTGCCTAACTTGCCGCATGTATCCGTTCCTGTCGGTGCGGATGAAGATGACAACGTGGAAGTAAGAAGATGGGGGACACCGCGTGCGTTCGATTTCGAACCCAAAGCCCATTATGACATCGCCGAGGCATTGGATATCCTGGACTTTGAACGTGGCGCTAAAGTGACCGGAAGCCGTTTTGTCTTCTATAAAGGCTTGGGAGCACGCCTGGAACGCGCTTGCTACAACTATATGCTGGATCTGCATACCGAAGAACAAGGCTACACGGAAATCATCCCTCCTTACATGGCGAATGAAGCTTCCATGTTCGGTACCGGACAATTCCCTAAATTCAAAGAGGATGTCTTCCAGTTGACGGATGAGCGCAATTTCACGCTGATCCCTACAGCGGAAGTTCCTTTGACGAACTATTACCGCGATGAAATCATGAATGAAGCGGAACTGCCTGTCTATTTCACGGCGATGAGTCCATCCTTCCGTTCTGAAGCCGGAAGTGCAGGGCGCGACACAAGAGGGCTGATTAGGATGCACCAGTTCCATAAAGTGGAGATGGTGAAATTCAGCAAACCGGAAACTTCCTATGAAGAATTGGAAAAGATGACGGACGATGCTGAAGCTGTACTGAGAGGCTTGAACTTGCCGCACCGCACTATCACGTTATGCACGGGTGACATGGGCTTCTCCGCAGCCAAAACTTATGACATAGAAGTCTGGATCCCAGCTCAAGATACCTATCGGGAAATCAGTTCTTGTTCAAATACTGAAGCATTCCAAGCCCGCCGCGCGAAAATCCGTTACCGCAACGAAGAAACAGGGAAACTGGAATTTGTGCACACGTTGAATGGATCAGGGCTGGCTGTCGGCCGCACTGTAACTGCGATACTTGAGAATTACCAAAACGAAGACGGTTCCGTCACGATCCCTGATGCACTTGTTCCATACATGGGCGGCATCACGAAAATAACCAAAGAAAACGCAAGCAACAAACGCTGAGCGCAAGCAAGATATGCGAGTAAGCTTTCGGTCATGTGATACAATCATTTCAGACGAAAATGCGTACGAAAGGAATGATAAAAGTGACAGAACCAAGATTGGAAAAAGCTACTTTTGCCGGAGGATGTTTTTGGTGTATGGTCAAGCCGTTCGATAGCCTTCCGGGCATCGAATCAGTTATTTCAGGCTATACCGGCGGACACAAAGAGAATCCGACCTATGAAGAAGTTTGCGCCGGAACAACCGGGCACACGGAAGCCGTACAAATCACATTCGATCCAGCTGTGTTCCTGTACAAAGATTTAGTGGAGGTGTACTGGCAGCAGACAGATCCTACTGATGCCATGGGTCAGTTCGTAGATCGCGGTGCTTCTTATCGTCCGGTTATTTTTTATCATTCACCGGAACAAAAAGAGATAGCGGAAGCTTCCAAACAAGCACTGCAGGACAGCGGGAAATTCACTAAGCCAATCGTGACTTCCATCGAACCGGCCCAACCGTTTTATGCTGCGGAAGAATATCATCAGGATTTCTACAAAAAAAGCAGTGCGCATTATCATGGGTATCGTTCCCATTCAGGCAGAGATTCGTATATCGAATCGCATTGGAAAAAGTAGAAAGCTTTCAAACTTTCCGAAGAAAACAATAGTAAAGAAGAGCCATTCCGAAGAAATCTCTTTGGAATGGCTCTTCTTTTTTTACTGCGAATGGCAGGATTAGCTTATTCCGAAGCCTTTTTATTTTCAGCATACGACAAAAAAATATAAATAATCAAAAAAGACTTGCCAAAAACCCCTAGCACAGGTATGATTGATATTCGTTGACAGGCCAAACGGATAACCGTAAAAAGTATCCACGGCTGTTGATGCCCGTATGAACTTTCAGACCAATTCATAAAAATAACATTTTTTGAAAAAGTTGTTGACAAATTGGTTTCGCAAGTGTTATTATATAGAAGTTGTCACGTGAGAGCGCGCAACACATTAGACCTTTGAAAACTGAATGAAGAATGAACGAACCAAATGTGCAAGGAGCTTAGACTTCGGTCGAAGCAAACGAAGACGATACTTAGTATCGCAAACATAAAGTCAGCAAGAAATTAAGAGCTATCAGCTTAACATGTAGGATTTCTGTACAAGAGTCCACATTTACATGAGAGTTTGATCCTGGCTCAGGACGAACGCTGGCGGCGTGCCTAATACATGCAAGTCGAACGGTCTTTTCTATGGAAGCTTGCTTCCACTGAGAAGATAGTGGCGGACGGGTGAGTAACACGTGGGTAACCTGCCCATAAGAGGGGGATAACATCCGGAAACGGGTGCTAATACCGCATAGTTTTCTTGATCGCATGATCGAGAAAGGAAAGACGGCCTTTGTGCTGTCGCTTATGGATGGACCCGCGGCGTATTAGTTAGTTGGTGAGGTAATGGCTCACCAAGACGATGATACGTAGCCGACCTGAGAGGGTGATCGGCCACATTGGGACTGAGACACGGCCCAAACTCCTACGGGAGGCAGCAGTAGGGAATCTTCCGCAATGGACGAAAGTCTGACGGAGCAACGCCGCGTGAGTGAAGAAGGTTTTCGGATCGTAAAACTCTGTTGTCAGAGAAGAACAAGTTGGAGAGTAACTGCTCCAGCCTTGACGGTATCTGACCAGAAAGCCACGGCTAACTACGTGCCAGCAGCCGCGGTAATACGTAGGTGGCAAGCGTTGTCCGGATTTATTGGGCGTAAAGCGAGCGCAGGCGGTTCCTTAAGTCTGATGTGAAAGCCCACGGCTCAACCGTGGAAGGTCATTGGAAACTGGGGAACTTGAGTGCAGAAGAGGAGAGTGGAATTCCATGTGTAGCGGTGAAATGCGTAGATATATGGAGGAACACCAGTGGCGAAGGCGACTCTCTGGTCTGTAACTGACGCTGAGGCTCGAAAGCGTGGGGAGCAAACAGGATTAGATACCCTGGTAGTCCACGCCGTAAACGATGAGTGCTAAGTGTTGGAGGGTTTCCACCCTTCAGTGCTGCAGCTAACGCATTAAGCACTCCGCCTGGGGAGTACGGCCGCAAGGCTGAAACTCAAAGGAATTGACGGGGACCCGCACAAGCGGTGGAGCATGTGGTTTAATTCGAAGCAACGCGAAGAACCTTACCAGGTCTTGACATCCTTTGACAATCCTAGAGATAGGACTTTCCCTTCGGGGACAAAGTGACAGGTGGTGCATGGTTGTCGTCAGCTCGTGTCGTGAGATGTTGGGTTAAGTCCCGCAACGAGCGCAACCCCTATTGTTAGTTGCCAGCATTCAGTTGGGCACTCTAATGAGACTGCCGGTGACAAACCGGAGGAAGGTGGGGATGACGTCAAATCATCATGCCCCTTATGACCTGGGCTACACACGTGCTACAATGGATGGTACAACGAGCAGCAAGACCGCGAGGTCAAGCGAATCTCTTAAAGCCATTCTCAGTTCGGATTGCAGGCTGCAACTCGCCTGCATGAAGCCGGAATCGCTAGTAATCGCGGATCAGCACGCCGCGGTGAATACGTTCCCGGGTCTTGTACACACCGCCCGTCACACCACGAGAGTTTGTAACACCCGAAGTCGGTGAGGTAACCTTTTTGGAGCCAGCCGCCTAAGGTGGGACAGATGATTGGGGTGAAGTCGTAACAAGGTAGCCGTATCGGAAGGTGCGGCTGGATCACCTCCTTTCTAAGGAATATAATGGAATCCTTGCTTGGTTCAATCATTCTTCATTCAGTTTTGAGAGGTCTAAAAAAACCTCTATCAGGAGAACCATTTTGACGAAAGTCATTTGGGCCTATAGCTCAGCTGGTTAGAGCGCACGCCTGATAAGCGTGAGGTCGATGGTTCGAGTCCATTTAGGCCCATTTCCTTAACCGGAATCCTGATAAATTAAATACCCATAGTAATATGGGGGCTTAGCTCAGCTGGGAGAGCGCCTGCCTTGCACGCAGGAGGTCAGCGGTTCGATCCCGCTAGTCTCCATTGCAACTGATTAAGGTTGCGATTGAATTTGTTCTTTGAAAACTGAATACTACAAAAATAAAGTAAGAAACCTAAACATTTTACCGCGTTTTAAGTTAACTTAAATGAGTTTTTAACGAAATAAGTTAGCAAGCCAGCAATGGCGAGCTTAACCATAGGTTAAGTGAATAAGGGCGCACGGTGGATGCCTAGGCACTAGGAGCCGATGAAGGACGGGACTAACACCGATATGCTCCGGGGAGCTGTAAGTAAGCTTTGATCCGGAGATTTCCGAATGGGGCAACCCAATATCTTTGATAGGATATTACGTTACACTGAATACATAGGTGTATCGAGGAACACGCAGGGAACTGAAACATCTCATTACCTGCAGGAAGAGAAAGAAAATTCGATTCCCTTAGTAGCGGCGAGCGAAACGGGAAAAGCCCAAACCAAAGAGCTTGCTCTTTGGGGTTGTAGGACTGGGACATGAGACTGCAATGGATAGCAGAAGCCAACTGGAAAGTTGCGCAACATAGGGTAATAGCCCCGTATGCGAAATCCAAATCAGCTCTACCAGTATCCTGAGTACGGCGGAACACGAGAAATTCCGTCGGAATCCGGGAGGACCATCTCCCAAGGCTAAATACTCCCTAGTGACCGATAGTGAACCAGTACCGTGAGGGAAAGGTGAAAAGCACCCCGGAAGGGGAGTGAAACAGTACCTGAAACCGTGTGCCTACAAGTAGTCAAAGCCCGTTAATGGGTGATGGCGTACCTTTTGTAGAATGGACCGGCGAGTTACGATTTCATGCAAGGTTAAGTTGAAAAAACGGAGCCGCAGCGAAAGCGAGTCTGAATAGGGCGAATAAGTATGAGGTCGTAGACCCGAAACCAAGTGACCTACCCATGTCCAGGTTGAAGGTGCGGTAATACGCACTGGAGGACCGAACCCACGCACGTTGAAAAG is a window from the Trichococcus shcherbakoviae genome containing:
- a CDS encoding ATP-binding protein, producing the protein MLNKLKKKELSELIFEGALTLGIVYLLYIGMELMFNRLVATPPSILSEIPSLRRFVMVVDAFLTIYDDAFQWIAAIFAAIFTGWRLARRYKQMQLTHILDELHYIAAGHFDHRIDANNAGSYVDVVDSINTLVESTVQAMAEERKIEQSKDELITNVSHDIRTPLTSIIGYLGLIEDKQFTSEEDALRYIHIAYTKALQMKVLVDDLFEYTKVRQPTTPLLLKTINIGNFLEQIVADYELESRKRHMETEVIMKTDPLMIEMDVDKMARVFNNLISNALKYAHGGTWVHIEAEKIGSEVIVAVKNNGERIPEESLQELFGRFYRVENSRSKETGGTGLGLAIAQSIVTLHGGYIYAESDEAETKFVLHLPLKQTPAFKE
- a CDS encoding serine hydrolase translates to MITIKNRKMIMGTLSAASVLANSLFAAPVALAAEQPSVDAKAAFVIEDETDKVLVNQNGEEALGIASMTKMLSIYLILEAIEAGKLTWDKQITVSDYVYEVSQNYNFSNVPLRQDITYSVEELYQSALIYSANGSTIALAEALAGSEAKFVDLMKAQLDEWGVESYELYNATGLSNSDVAEENLYPGAPADGYNKMTARGVAMVADHLIDDYPEVLETTSIPELAFQAGTSDEIMMHSYNVMLPGMFYYREGVDGLKTGTTLESGASFTGTAMQDEMRIITVVIGADESTKRFTETDRLMDYAFSTFEKTTVAAKGDAVSTQEPIAVAKGKQTEVGLVYNEDLVTVTEKGAEELALTTVFTPAEKSLNEDGEIEAPIEKGTEVGSVAVTVEGDELGYLDGTTSEDVKVAVASSVEKANIFVRGGRVVADLFGKAWETVSDFVGGFFD
- the serS gene encoding serine--tRNA ligase, whose amino-acid sequence is MLDVKFLRDGFEDTAEKLAARGVKTEDLATFKELDAQRREKIVETENLKQYRNGVSQEIAQLKRNKENADDKIAEMKEVGDKIKALDEELNEIEEKTTFIATRLPNLPHVSVPVGADEDDNVEVRRWGTPRAFDFEPKAHYDIAEALDILDFERGAKVTGSRFVFYKGLGARLERACYNYMLDLHTEEQGYTEIIPPYMANEASMFGTGQFPKFKEDVFQLTDERNFTLIPTAEVPLTNYYRDEIMNEAELPVYFTAMSPSFRSEAGSAGRDTRGLIRMHQFHKVEMVKFSKPETSYEELEKMTDDAEAVLRGLNLPHRTITLCTGDMGFSAAKTYDIEVWIPAQDTYREISSCSNTEAFQARRAKIRYRNEETGKLEFVHTLNGSGLAVGRTVTAILENYQNEDGSVTIPDALVPYMGGITKITKENASNKR
- the msrA gene encoding peptide-methionine (S)-S-oxide reductase MsrA, producing MVKPFDSLPGIESVISGYTGGHKENPTYEEVCAGTTGHTEAVQITFDPAVFLYKDLVEVYWQQTDPTDAMGQFVDRGASYRPVIFYHSPEQKEIAEASKQALQDSGKFTKPIVTSIEPAQPFYAAEEYHQDFYKKSSAHYHGYRSHSGRDSYIESHWKK